A region of Porites lutea chromosome 13, jaPorLute2.1, whole genome shotgun sequence DNA encodes the following proteins:
- the LOC140923639 gene encoding integrase/recombinase xerD homolog, with translation MAKENSLFVQSSLSSAGFVANSAKSLWNPTQVLVWLGLNWDLVIGTISITDRRICKFIALIDKFLLSAPYVTARDCAVIAGHVMSMSPVLGNLTRLKTRFLYKVIESRRSWDSRFNIGLHNDCLSEIFFWKNNIVSLNTRPILPYNAPLLFSYSDASNVACGAFVVGTNEVSHRMWTACEAAKSSTWRELKAIQFALSAFKASVREVLKDALQPNFQQVEDGRLQALVQDLPAVLLKSKADSTARKYEKGFNTWRKWASQFKEIVIFPASSVHVSLFFLSLIQESASCSTIDEVHYGLKWVHDLAGLPDPCNSSLVLPLIESAKRLLSIPVKKKEPVTPEAIQLLFSKYGSSSASLSDLRVLTLCVLGYAGFFRFNELVQLRRCDFQFEDSFMRIFVHRSKTDVYRDGAWVVIAKTFKHTCSYLLVQRYFVVASFSADSEEFIFRPLVFLRSTGAYKLRGSVPLSYTRAREIVLSAFDSIGLPKQDYGLHSLRAGGASAAANARVPDRLFKRHGRWKSDKAKDGYIKDSVHSLLSVSLSLGI, from the exons ATGGCCAAGGAAAATTCATTGTTTGTGCAATCATCCTTAAGCAGTGCGGGGTTTGTTGCCAACTCCGCCAAATCACTATGGAACCCCACTCAGGTGCTTGTTTGGTTGGGTTTAAACTGGGACTTAGTTATCGGTACCATTTCTATTACCGATAGACGTATTTGCAAATTTATCGCTCTGATTGACAAATTTCTTCTATCCGCACCTTATGTTACGGCTCGGGATTGTGCCGTTATCGCAGGTCATGTTATGTCCATGTCGCCAGTTTTGGGTAACCTGACTCGTCTCAAAACCCGTTTTCTTTACAAGGTCATAGAATCCCGCCGTAGTTGGGATTCCCGTTTTAATATCGGGCTTCATAATGATTGCCtctctgaaatatttttctggaaaaacaaTATCGTTAGTCTTAATACGAGACCTATTTTGCCTTATAATGCTCCCCTTTTGTTTAGCTATTCGGACGCTAGCAACGTCGCCTGCGGGGCTTTTGTTGTGGGCACTAATGAGGTGTCCCATCGTATGTGGACTGCTTGCGAAGCAGCTAAGAGCTCTACCTGGAGAGAACTTAAGGCTATACAATTTGCCTTAAGTGCGTTCAAAGCCTCGGTTCGGG AAGTTCTCAAAGATGCCTTGCAGCCTAATTTTCAACAGGTTGAAGACGGGCGACTCCAGGCACTGGTTCAAGATCTCCCCGCAGTTCTTCTTAAATCCAAAGCCGACAGTACCGCGAGGAAGTACGAAAAGGGCTTCAATACGTGGAGAAAATGGGCTTCTCAGTTTAAAGAAATTGTTATATTTCCCGCTTCTAGTGTGCACGTTTCATTGTTCTTTCTTAGCTTGATTCAAGAATCTGCTTCTTGCAGTACTATTGACGAAGTCCATTATGGGCTCAAGTGGGTGCATGATTTGGCAGGTCTACCCGACCCCTGTAATTCCTCGTTAGTTTTACCTTTAATAGAATCTGCTAAGAGGCTTCTCAGtatccctgttaaaaagaaagagcCTGTGACCCCCGAGGCTATTCAGCTTTTATTTTCTAAGTATGGATCGTCTTCAGCTAGTTTGTCTGATTTACGAGTGCTTACTTTGTGCGTTTTAGGTTATGCAGGGTTTTTTCGCTTTAACGAGTTGGTTCAGTTACGCAGGTGTGATTTTCAGTTTGAAGATTCTTTTATGAGAATCTTTGTTCATCGAAGTAAGACTGACGTTTACAGGGATGGGGCTTGGGTTGTTATCGCTAAAACTTTCAAGCATACATGTTCTTATTTATTAGTTCAACGATATTTTGTGGTCGCTTCTTTTTCAGCAGACAGCGAAGAGTTCATTTTTCGCcctcttgtttttcttcgcAGTACCGGAGCTTATAAATTGCGCGGGTCTGTTCCTTTGTCTTATACTAGAGCGCGGGAGATAGTGCTTAGCGCTTTCGATTCCATCGGCCTTCCCAAGCAAGACTACGGTCTCCATAGCCTTAGGGCCGGAGGCGCCTCCGCTGCTGCTAATGCTCGAGTGCCTGACAGATTGTTTAAAAGACACGGCCGTTGGAAATCAGACAAGGCAAAAGACGGTTACATTAAGGATAGTGTTCATTCATTGTTGTCGGTTTCATTAtcactgggtatttaa